A stretch of the Aspergillus puulaauensis MK2 DNA, chromosome 6, nearly complete sequence genome encodes the following:
- a CDS encoding uncharacterized protein (InterPro:IPR027417,IPR041679;~PFAM:PF13087) produces MSRFNDHHRKFIVDLLIENHRRHGYKGSQIKIVAPYMAQVVRIRQTLYKAGRDGLLPASDLPIVATIDAMQGKESDLIILDWVVSQSDSNKDLGFTVNDSRGNVAMTRMREAMMILLPEAVGRGAKSQGKPMHYTHYGDRVEAKAPYPSELVRFVFDKLMLLFVDNPLPPSELHSVADENDTWNPEDAVDEAEGNNTGGGWSAESSEQTEWRGGLW; encoded by the exons ATGTCCAGATTCAACGACCACCACAGGAAGTTCATAGTTGATCTCCTTATCGAAAATCACAGGCGGCACGGCTACAAGGGCAGCCAGATAAAAATCGTGGCACCCTACATGGCTCAGGTTGTCCGCATAAGACAAACCCTCTACAAAGCCGGTCGTGACGGACTTCTCCCAGCATCCGACCTCCCGATTGTTGCGACCATCGACGCTATGCAGGGGAAAGAGTCCGATTTGATCATCCTTGACTGGGTTGTTTCGCAGTCAGACTCAAACAAGGACCTCGGTTTTACTGTCAATGATAGCCGCGGCAACGTTGCAATGACACGCATGCGTGAAGCAATGATGATCCTCCTACCAGAAGCAGTAGGCAGGGGTGCAAAGAGCCAAGGAAAACCAATGCATTACACGCATTATGGAGATCGCGTTGAGGCCAAGGCTCCTTATCCTTCTGAGCTTGTGCGATTCGTTTTTGACAAGTTAATGCTGCTATTCGTCGACA ACCCTCTGCCACCTTCCGAACTCCATTCCGTCGCAGACGAGAACGACACATGGAATCCCGAAGACGCGGTCGATGAAGCCGAAGGTAATAACACTGGGGGTGGCTGGTCTGCGGAGAGCTCTGAACAGACTGAGTGGAGAGGTGGCCTCTGGTAG
- a CDS encoding TauD/TfdA dioxygenase family protein (COG:I;~EggNog:ENOG410PUGH;~InterPro:IPR042098,IPR003819;~PFAM:PF02668;~go_function: GO:0016491 - oxidoreductase activity [Evidence IEA];~go_process: GO:0055114 - oxidation-reduction process [Evidence IEA]) has translation MIGAHTGLTEKVLSYKPSNPPIEEIQPPKDRALFADPEKKSLLSAVTKLKHLTPYIGTELQGIQLSKLDEKQKDELALLVAERGVVFFRDQDLALDGQYELFKHYGIQDRDPNQVDPRHVTILGRGGDIRSFEHSSSAFAEFHSDHSFEVNPPSYTMLRMVKAPEYGGDTVFVSQTALFDKLSPTFKNTLKGLHGVHSSEHTYINTINSGGTTFRPPVRREHPLIRIHPVTGEQSLFYNPAFVINVKELKGSEALHILNFLREHLHSADDLSVRWHWEAGSVALWDNRVVAHRAIPGGYNTEEREGKRTAVYGEKPFFEPSSKIPSEAGTTIPEKVSVTLGLDGF, from the exons ATGATTGGAGCCCACACAGGCCTCACCGAGAAAGTCCTCTCCTACAAGCCGAGCAACCCACCGATCGAAGAGATTCAACCTCCGAAGGATCGCGCACTCTTCGCAGATCCCGAGAAGAAGTCGCTCTTGTCGGCCGTCACCAAATTGAAACACTTGACTCCATACATCGGCACTGAGTTGCAGGGCATTCAACTGAGCAAGCTCGATGAGAAACAGAAAGATGAGCTGGCATTGTTAGTTGCTGAG AGAGGAGTCGTCTTCTTTAGAGACCAAGACCTCGCACTCGATGGGCAATACGAGCTCTTCAAACACTATGGAATT CAAGATAGAGATCCGAACCAGGTTGATCCTCGCCATGTAACTATTCTCGGCCGAGGAGG GGATATCCGCTCGTTCGAGCACTCCAGCAGTGCCTTTGCAGAGTTCCATTCCGACCATTCGTTTGAAGTTAATCCGCCGTCTTATACAATGCTCAGAATGGTCAAGGCGCCTGAATATG GTGGTGACACTGTTTTTGTTAGTCAGACTGCATTGTTTGATAAACTGAGTCCGACGTTCAAGAACACATTGAAGGGGCTTCATGGTGTTCATAGTTCCGAG CATACAtatatcaacaccatcaacagcGGAGGCACTACATTCAGACCACCAGTGCGAAGAGAACATCCACTT ATCCGCATCCACCCAGTAACCGGGGAGCAATCGCTCTTCTACAACCCAGCCTTCGTCATCAATGTCAAAGAGTTGAAAGGCAGCGAGGCACTACACattctcaacttcctccgCGAACATCTTCATTCAGCTGATGATCTAAGTGTCCGATGGCACTGGGAGGCTGGCAGCGTCGCGTTGTGGGATAACAGGGTTGTTGCGCACCGCGCCATTCCAGGTGGGTACAATACGGaggaaagagaaggaaagcgTACAGCTGTTTACGGAGAGAAACCCTTCTTCGAACCGAGTTCGAAGATACCAAGCGAAGCTGGAACCACCATACCGGAGAAGGTTTCTGTGACACTTGGGCTGGATGGGTTTTAG
- a CDS encoding uncharacterized protein (COG:S;~EggNog:ENOG410PSEW;~InterPro:IPR010259,IPR037045;~MEROPS:MER0020175;~PFAM:PF05922) produces the protein MPKYIVSFKRDSPEETVQQVKDQIRDSGGNITHEYTLIRAIAVELPEVSALSAQVLDSHPHVERVEEDGVVTTQ, from the exons ATGCCGAAATACATA GTTTCTTTTAAGCGTGACTCTCCCGAGGAGACCGTCCAACA GGTCAAGGACCAGATCCGCGATAGTGGAGGCAACATCACCCACGAGTACACTCTCATCAGGGCAATTGC AGTCGAGCTCCCAGAAGTCTCCGCCTTGTCCGCTCAGGTCCTCGACAGCCACCCCCACGTTGAGCGCGTCGAGGAGGATGGTGTCGTCACGACCCAGTAA
- a CDS encoding uncharacterized protein (InterPro:IPR027417,IPR041677;~go_function: GO:0004386 - helicase activity [Evidence IEA]), protein MEEFLTPTDITISKPNNSPDEWSTHVEENPVEPDGVIQDTNTTEPGYDWREADVALMSEIPSGPTDSMVEGCVFNTDKELIEFSPSQLAAADSYKPTLIALADKKSDAVKDLCGTQWRNAQFCWIRGKDPRDNRLLPAIWAVKKNGVNVRARVRGGNVARELAIEFSVYHQGEPVHRATLEFDACAKKGKNKRAARSYDDEGDADNADSYVVMQFTTEGGVSYGLDYDESFLTADDRMVLSYARLLSMNFRPSPEQRLPPTTVCLRIHASHVSYDGPAAQNSHAHRLADRNDRVQNLVFSLHQDANGEPWTGKMFWAYCSGQGRLQTQWGELVGRDAVAERCGGLVAFPAKSSFSCLDHARITLVYATCLEHTREEEIAAAISSSRHRIAFVISQNQVLGLARFNIPESAGVEYWAPREGTKLKLSYHAPGTMSTRNTVCTAICTPNIYSLPYSGVTLFYLPRANPLYYLKYAVNVGERPRYLFANALIEIPRNGAQRQVSAINRLCAEPHLMRFSEYLLNQKVEARRPVNPLAPLQSDEAEALNVIKETLSIQEWSDSQAKCIESMNSFPGLFLLIQGYPGTGKTSTIVAMASIYVTCGGHVLFTAPSHDSADAICETIEKWNAVGNTNNVSYVRVYRQISETKAFRRHGKVYEEFREQECAKAPGVRSVVANVVKWSLSNVLGRVVSLFAKDPIPTPEEVAEPAVEEEPEYTPAATQEYADADAGFIDEDEGFVPQTIPLADQLAMSGFLKELKKHNATKGYCMPDQSLEAHVFRLAYTEGRTVMANFPTEEQIEAANTRFWVDSVENGEIIPDGPPVDMLAVLRLYADMLKEYAFGRLEEGFASQALLAFKRVCKAVIREATTIVCTNNTAGNALIYSNFG, encoded by the exons ATGGAGGAATTTCTAACTCCCACCGATATCACTATCAGTAAGCCGAACAACAGCCCTGATGAGTGGTCAACCCATGTCGAGGAAAATCCTGTTGAGCCAGATGGTGTCATCCAGGACACAAACACCACGGAGCCCGGCTACGATTGGCGTGAAGCCGACGTGGCTCTAATGTCTGAAATCCCGTCCGGTCCAACTGATTCCATGGTTGAAGGATGTGTCTTTAACACAGACAAGGAACTGATCGAATTT TCTCCTAGTCAATTAGCGGCCGCAGATTCCTATAAGCCAACCTTGATTGCCCTCGCCGACAAAAAGTCCGACGCTGTGAAAGACCTTTGCGGTACGCAGTGGCGCAATGCACAATTTTGCTGGATTCGCGGCAAAGATCCTCGAGACAACAGGCTCCTACCTGCGATTTGGGCCGTCAAGAAAAATGGTGTCAATGTGAGAGCCCGAGTCCGAGGCGGGAATGTTGCACGCGAGCTTGCCATCGAGTTTTCCGTCTATCATCAGGGTGAACCTGTTCATCGGGCAACCCTTGAGTTCGAT GCGTGTGccaagaagggcaagaacAAACGGGCAGCAAGATCCTacgacgatgaaggcgacgCAGATAATGCTGATAGCTATGTTGTCATGCAATTCACCACCGAGGGAGGGGTCAGCTACGGCCTCGACTACGATGAGTCTTTCCTTACCGCCGATGATCGGATGGTGTTGTCATATGCCCGACTACTCAGTATGAACTTTCGTCCTTCTCCTGAGCAGAGGCTTCCTCCAACAACCGTGTGCCTTCGCATTCACGCCAGCCACGTCTCATACGATGGCCCCGCGGCGCAGAACTCACATGCCCACCGCCTGGCTGATCGTAATGACCGGGTTCAGAACCTCGTCTTCTCGCTGCACCAAGACGCCAACGGAGAGCCTTGGACCGGAAAAATGTTCTGGGCGTACTGTTCTGGTCAAGGCAGGCTGCAGACCCAATGGGGTGAGCTCGTCGGCCGAGATGCTGTTGCGGAGCGTTGCGGAGGTTTGGTCGCCTTCCCAGCCAAGTCGTCGTTTTCCTGCCTCGATCATGCGAGAATAACGCTCGTGTACGCGACATGCCTCGAACACACACGTGAGGAGGAGATCGCAGCAGCTATCTCCTCCAGTCGCCACCGCATCGCCTTCGTCATCTCACAAAACCAAGTCCTTGGCCTCGCCAGGTTCAATATTCCGGAGAGTGCCGGAGTTGAATACTGGGCGCCTCGCGAAGGGACAAAGCTCAAGCTAAGCTATCACGCCCCTGGCACGATGTCCACCCGAAATACCGTCTGCACGGCAATCTGCACGCCGAACATTTACAGCCTGCCATACTCCGGAGTCACTCTTTTCTACCTTCCCCGCGCGAACCCGCTTTACTATCTCAAGTACGCAGTGAATGTCGGAGAAAGACCCAGATATCTATTCGCAAACGCTTTGATCGAGATACCGCGCAACGGTGCACAGCGGCAGGTCAGCGCCATAAACCGCCTATGTGCCGAGCCGCATCTCATGCGTTTCTCGGAGTACCTCCTCAACCAAAAGGTTGAAGCGCGGCGCCCCGTGAACCCCCTCGCTCCCTTGCAATCCGACGAAGCCGAGGCCCTCAATGTTATCAAGGAAACATTGTCTATCCAGGAATGGTCTGACTCACAGGCCAAGTGCATCGAGAGCATGAACAGCTTTCCcggccttttcctccttatACAGGGCTATCCTGGCACTGGCAAGACGTCCACGATCGTTGCCATGGCGTCAATATACGTGACTTGCGGCGGCCACGTCCTATTTACTGCACCCTCTCACGATTCTGCGGACGCCATCTGCGAGACCATTGAAAAGTGGAACGCCGTCGGCAATACCAACAATGTCAGCTATGTCCGCGTCTACCGACAAATTTCGGAGACGAAGGCATTCCGCCGACATGGAAAAGTCTACGAAGAGTTTCGGGAACAAGAGTGCGCCAAAGCCCCTGGAGTCAGGTCTGTTGTAGCCAACGTGGTGAAGTGGTCTCTGTCGAATGTTCTTGGCAGGGTCGTGAGCCTTTTTGCAAAAGACCCCATCCCAACTCCGGAAGAAGTCGCCGAGCCAGCTGTCGAGGAGGAGCCTGAATACACACCCGCGGCCACCCAAGAGTATGCCGACGCTGACGCCGGGTTCatcgatgaggacgaaggtTTTGTACCCCAGACCATCCCATTGGCCGATCAGCTGGCAATGAGCGGCTTCCTCAAGGAACTTAAAAAACACAACGCCACCAAGGGCTACTGCATGCCCGACCAAAGCCTCGAGGCACACGTATTCCGGCTTGCTTACACTGAAGGCCGAACTGTGATGGCAAATTTCCCAACAGAGGAACAAATCGAGGCCGCAAATACCAGGTTCTGGGTTGATAGCGTGGAGAACGGTGAGATCATTCCAGACGGGCCACCAGTTGATATGCTCGCCGTACTGAGACTGTATGCCGACATGCTGAAGGAGTACGCCTTCGGACGGCTCGAGGAAGGCTTCGCTTCTCAAGCGTTGCTTGCCTTCAAGCGCGTGTGCAAGGCGGTTATCCGCGAAGCGACCACCATTGTCTGCACGAATAACACCGCCGGCAATGCTCTCATTTATTCCAACTTCGGTTAG
- a CDS encoding transcription factor domain-containing protein (COG:K;~EggNog:ENOG410PVHN;~InterPro:IPR036864,IPR007219,IPR001138;~PFAM:PF00172,PF04082;~TransMembrane:1 (i680-697o);~go_function: GO:0000981 - DNA-binding transcription factor activity, RNA polymerase II-specific [Evidence IEA];~go_function: GO:0003677 - DNA binding [Evidence IEA];~go_function: GO:0008270 - zinc ion binding [Evidence IEA];~go_process: GO:0006351 - transcription, DNA-templated [Evidence IEA];~go_process: GO:0006355 - regulation of transcription, DNA-templated [Evidence IEA]): MPSESEKTKRPPRKHVTTACVPCRESKIRCDGASPNCNNCQKKGKQCKYQHGDDKRKVSLRAATELFSARIDQLVQFIYDNGLEPPPMKTADEMGINRVLDTLQIPRGVPKKIDSPTSESQNAIPTPGQQPPAHSPLPMPAYNGNQAANGDLSETLPSLNVLPTENPTVPNQATMGPFGFQFPQASWEFALPTAESLDSLYANMNGGYQTSPENGFSPDSLHLSQDIAQQPGALLEQAQNNRDDDSDSGEENEAEKDVIEQISHRIGTLKIAGDGHLRFFGATSNLNLVDVSATQQRQRPDARTVRHDGQDILNHLRVGQSVDQALEDHLLELYFTWQNCSTYVVDKEMYYTARQNWREELDDTPFYSEVLTNAMCAIGSAFEARYHPTFITFPKSLSEFFADRAKALLEIELDSPCVATVQALVIMSCHEGASNRDARGWLYSGMSMRLAFDLGLHLDMTPYVERGDMSAFEADVRRIAFWGSYTADHFWGFYLGRPFRMNAGDITVPKPASGLTVGKEDTWRPYGLPTDQEGFGGALKNPNELISRQFAVLWEIISPLGHVLYGCSDIPRHELQRFCHRVTDDLFAWKASLPSCLDIDLANDTTPILPHLLMLHLQYHQIVIFTHRPWVSKSYIQPRSPRQGPGYHHARKMCIESSIAIARLLHIYEKHYTFRRMNNQVVSMIFSAALILLYVTISSTPLASRTGLEQSTDNSTEMVAYLNLCFRALDELGQSFENAKRTRDFLVSLQRRWQARMRRSGAMKRQISSHRLAQSSNTRESAGSAIHRDSSATRKKTRVSAPTKAHNHSASFTLPTTPPQLQPANGAGLSADFDIKRTNLQSQGQHNNLSTTTTGLNLNPAQHSDIDSWIRDSDLGILPDNITDSTTAAATAFRMGNANSNTEVDGVEVALPSLEDIEPWWDSEAGNANGAFGSSL; encoded by the exons ATGCCGTCCGAGTCGGAGAAGACCAAGCGCCCTCCTAGAAAACACGTCACCACCGCCTGTGTTCCTTGTCGGGAGAGCAAGATCAGA TGCGACGGCGCATCCCCAAATTGCAACAACTGccagaagaaagggaaacaaTGCAAATACCAGCATGGAGACGACAAACGGAA AGTCTCCTTACGCGCAGCGACAGAGCTGTTCTCCGCCAGAATAGACCAACTTGTTCAGTTCATCTATGACAATGGCCTCGAGCCGCCGCCAATGAAGACCGCGGACGAAATGGGGATCAATCGGGTTCTAGACACATTGCAAATACCCCGTGGAGTACCGAAGAAAATTGATTCTCCAACATCGGAATCGCAGAATGCTATACCCACGCCTGGGCAGCAGCCACCTGCACACAGCCCGTTACCTATGCCTGCGTATAATGGGAATCAGGCTGCGAACGGGGACCTTTCCGAAACTTTGCCATCGCTAAATGTTTTGCCTACTGAGAATCCAACCGTACCTAACCAGGCGACCATGGGCCCGTTTGGTTTTCAGTTCCCTCAGGCGAGCTGGGAATTTGCCCTTCCGACCGCGGAGAGCTTGGACTCTCTATACGCAAATATGAATGGCGGGTACCAGACATCTCCAGAGAATGGGTTCAGCCCCGATAGTCTGCACCTATCTCAAGATATAGCGCAGCAGCCGGGTGCTCTCCTCGAACAGGCCCAGAACAACAGAGACGATGATAGCGACAGCGGCGAAGAAAACGAAGCGGAGAAAGACGTCATTGAACAAATTTCCCATCGGATCGGAACGCTAAAAATTGCGGGCGATGGACATCTACGATTCTTCGGCGCGACGTCAAACCTCAACCTGGTCGATGTTTCTGCGACACAACAACGCCAGCGTCCTGATGCTCGGACTGTTCGGCATGATGGGCAGGACATCCTGAACCATTTGCGCGTTGGACAGTCGGTAGACCAGGCTCTCGAGGACCACCTCTTGGAGCTTTATTTCACGTGGCAAAACTGCAGTACGTACGTTGTTGACAAGGAGATGTACTACACTGCCAGGCAGAATTGGAGAGAGGAACTAGACGATACACCGTTCTATTCCGAGGTGCTCACTAACGCTAT GTGTGCTATTGGAAGTGCCTTTGAGGCTCGATACCATCCCACATTTATTACATTCCCAAAGTCACTGTCTGAATTCTTTGCGGACAGAGCGAAGGCGCTGCTGGAGATTGAGCTGGACTCCCCATGTGTCGCCACAGTGCAGGCGCTTGTGATTATGAGCTGCCATGAAGGAGCATCAAACCGTGATGCACGTGGTTGGCTCTACAGTGGTATGTCAATGAGGCTTGCATTCGATCTTGGACTGCATCTGGATATGACACCATATGTGGAGCGAGGAGACATGAGTGCTTTCGAAGCCGATGTGCGGCGAATAGCGTTCTGGGGAAGCTACACTGCAGACCA CTTCTGGGGGTTCTACCTTGGGCGGCCGTTCCGAATGAATGCCGGGGATATCACCGTTCCTAAGCCCGCGTCGGGCTTAACTGTCGGAAAAGAAGATACATGGCGTCCTTATGGTCTGCCCACAGACCAGGAAGGATTTGGCGGAGCGCTGAAGAATCCTAATGAACTGATTAGCCGACAATTCGCCGTGCTTTGGGAGATAATATCTCCTCTTGGGCATGTCCT ATATGGATGTTCCGATATTCCTCGCCATGAGTTACAGAGGTTCTGTCATAGAGTGACGGATGACCTCTTTGCCTGGAAAGCCAGCCTACCCTCCTGCCTTGACATCGACCTTGCAAATGACACAACGCCTATCCTACCTCACCTCCTTATGCTACA CCTCCAATACCACCAAATCGTCATTTTTACCCACCGTCCCTGGGTTTCAAAGAGCTACATCCAACCACGCAGCCCTCGGCAAGGCCCAGGCTACCACCACGCGCGTAAAATGTGCATCGAGTCTTCCATCGCAATTGCGCGGCTTCTCCACATCTACGAAAAACACTACACCTTCCGCCGCATGAACAACCAGGTCGTCTCCATGATCTTCAGCGCcgccctcatcctcctctacGTCACTATATCATCCACCCCGCTCGCCAGCAGAACAGGCCTTGAGCAATCCACGGACAACAGCACCGAAATGGTCGCCTACCTGAACCTCTGCTTCCGCGCGTTAGACGAGCTCGGCCAGTCGTTCGAAAATGCTAAACGCACTCGCGATTTCCTAGTTAGTCTCCAGCGACGCTGGCAGGCGAGGATGCGCCGCTCGGGAGCGATGAAGCGCCAGATTAGTAGCCATCGGTTAGCTCAGTCTTCTAATACGAGAGAGTCCGCGGGAAGTGCAATTCACCGTGACTCATCGGCTACTCGTAAGAAGACCCGAGTCAGCGCGCCAACAAAGGCGCACAACCACTCGGCTTCCTTCACCCTACCCACAACCCCTCCGCAGCTCCAGCCCGCGAATGGAGCAGGGCTCTCTGCCGACTTCGACATTAAACGCACCAATCTTCAGAGCCAAGGCCAACATAATAATctctcaacaacaacaaccggccTTAACCTCAACCCAGCACAGCACAGCGATATTGACTCTTGGATCCGGGACTCCGATCTCGGTATTCTCCCAGATAATATCACGGATAGTACGACTGCTGCGGCCACTGCGTTCCGCATGGGAAATGCGAATTCAAACACGGAAGTTGATGGGGTTGAGGTCGCGCTGCCGAGTCTAGAGGATATAGAGCCTTGGTGGGATTCAGAAGCCGGGAATGCGAACGGGGCGTTTGGTAGTTCGTTGTAG
- a CDS encoding MFS transporter (COG:G;~EggNog:ENOG410QEBJ;~InterPro:IPR020846,IPR011701,IPR036259;~PFAM:PF07690;~TransMembrane:12 (i66-87o102-122i131-147o153-173i185-212o232-254i336-357o377-396i403-419o431-450i462-484o490-511i);~go_function: GO:0022857 - transmembrane transporter activity [Evidence IEA];~go_process: GO:0055085 - transmembrane transport [Evidence IEA]): MSLSKAPSTSETKTGDVSESNNVPITVTSTGLQKELASVDQVLVRKMALVNGAIDEIGMTGFQWKLFFLNGFGYAVDSLLVVCQSIAQPAVTQEFGNPSKHIAGVSLASQIGLLVGAALWGFSADVIGRKLAFNSSLLICATFVLIAGGMPNYISFCAMVAIYSAGAGGNYVLDATNFLEFLPASHAWLVTFLAVWWAVGYTITGLLAWAFMSNFSCDPDATVAECTRADNMGWRYLHIACGGLVLLTSILRLAGIKMAETPRWLASQNRDEDLYRVLLDLSEKYNRPFTLKLEDLRSQGRVQGTEKSVWSSLRLASHFTGLFSTGKLTYSTIMIIINWLFIGTVSPLYSVFLPYYLKSRGADTGDDSNYTTWRNYAINQVAGLIGPIIAAVLVETRLIGRRGTLAIGAAITTALQFGYTQVTTPAQNVGLSAAITAASNIYYGTIYAYTPEILPSAHRATGYGLCVVVNRVGGIIGVLVGSYANVETTVPLFVCAGLYAALIVTSLLLPFESQGKRAV; encoded by the exons ATGTCTCTCTCCAAGGCCCCATCCACGAGTGAGACGAAGACAGGCGATGTCAGTGAGAGCAATAATGTCCCGATCACGGTCACTTCTACCGGCCTGCAGAAGGAGTTGGCTTCAGTAGATCAGGTGCTGGTCCGCAAGATGGCGCTGGTGAACGGTGCAATTGATGAGATTGGAATGACGGGTTTTCAATGGAAACTGTTCTTTCTCAACGGGTTTGGATACGCCGTTGACTCG CTTCTCGTCGTTTGCCAGTCCATCGCCCAGCCCGCCGTCACCCAGGAATTCGGCAATCCAAGCAAGCATATCGCTGGAGTTTCTCTTGCATCCCAAATTGGCCTCCTAGTTGGCGCTGCTCTCTGGGGGTTCTCTGCCGATGTTATCGGTCGCAAGTTGGCGTTCAACTCGAGTCTTTTGATCTGTGCGACGTTCGTGCTCATTGCGGGCGGCATGCCCAACTACATCTCCTTCTGTGCAAT GGTTGCCATATATTCCGCTGGCGCAGGCGGAAACTACGTTTTGGACGCGACAAACTTCCTCGAGTTCCTTCCAGCATCCCATGCCTGGCTCGtcaccttcctcgccgtGTGGTGGGCCGTTGGATATACGATAACCGGTCTATTAGCATGGGCGTTTATGAGCAATTTTAGCTGCGACCCTGACGCCACTGTTGCTGAGTGTACCCGTGCAGATAACATGGGCTGGAGATACCTCCATATTGCATGCGGGGGTTTGGTACTCCTTACGAGCATACTGCGTCTTGCTGGCATCAAAATGGCAGAGACGCCAAGGTGGCTAGCCAGTCAGAACCGCGACGAGGACCTATACAGGGTTCTTCTTGACCTATCAGAAAAATACAATCGCCCGTTCACGTTAAAGCTAGAGGACTTGAGATCCCAAGGCCGTGTCCAGGGAACAGAAAAGTCCGTCTGGTCGAGTCTGCGACTGGCAAGCCATTTTACGGGTCTCTTCAGCACAGGGAAGCTGACATATTCAACTATCATGATCATTATCAACTGGCTATTCATCGGAACTGTCTCTCCTCTGTACAGTGTTTTTCTACCATACTACCTCAAATCCCGTGGAGCGGATACTGGAGATGACTCAAACTACACGACCTGGCGGAACTACGCCATTAATCAAGTCGCCGGTCTGATCGGACCTATCATTGCTGCAGTCCTCGTTGAGACTCGGCTAATCGGACGCCGAGGAACCCTCGCCATCGGTGCAGCAATCACAACAGCACTGCAGTTCGGGTATACCCAGGTTACTACACCTGCGCAGAATGTGGGCCTCTCGGCAGCCATCACTGCGGCGTCGAACATCTATTATGGGACTATCTATGCCTACACTCCAGAGATCCTGCCGAGTGCCCATCGAGCAACGGGATATGGTCTTTGTGTTGTCGTAAACAGAGTTGGTGGGATTATTGGCGTTTTGGTGGGAAGCTATGCCAATGTCGAGACTACAGTAccgttgtttgtttgtgCTGGGTTATATGCAGCGTTGATAGTGACGAGTTTGTTATTGCCGTTTGAGAGCCAGGGAAAGAGGGCAGTCTAG
- a CDS encoding putative pathogenesis associated protein Cap20 (COG:S;~EggNog:ENOG410PPWZ;~InterPro:IPR037445), with the protein MGENAVNGERAQSQFLEHLTSYPVVSDSITFYKGNKYGAKSLEFADQGYGIAKPYLTYLSKPYGYVAPYVTRADSLGDKGLQRVDATFPFIKEDTGTLKSTIYDTVLFPVRLVGDAKGHLFSTYGDEYKKCGGDGIVASSKAIITTSLVLSQESLGFVSSLLQQKKAQVKDLVNEQTPN; encoded by the exons ATGGGCGAAAACGCAGTCAACGGCGAGCGGGCCCAGTCCCAGTTTTTGGAG CATCTGACCTCCTACCCCGTCGTCTCGGACTCAATCACCTTCTACAAAGGAAACAAATACGGCGCCAAATCATTGGAGTTCGCCGACCAAGGCTACGGAATTGCCAAACCCTACCTCACATACCTGTCGAAACCCTACGGATACGTTGCGCCGTACGTCACCCGAGCAGACTCCCTTGGTGACAAGGGCTTGCAGAGGGTAGATGCGACCTTCCCTTTTATAAAGGAGGATACCGGCACACTTAAGAGCACCATCTATGACACCGTTCTCTTTCCAGTGCGACTTGTTGGGGATGCCAAGGGTCATCTCTTTAGCACCTATGGTGACGAGTATAAGAAgtgcggcggagatggaatTGTGGCAAGCAGCAAGGctatcatcaccaccagccttgtcCTATCTCAGGAATCTCTGGGTTTTGTCAGCTCTCTGctccagcagaagaaggcccAGGTCAAAGACCTCGTGAACGAGCAGACCCCAAACTAA
- a CDS encoding uncharacterized protein (SECRETED:SignalP(1-25)) yields MALVGGDMLLLLLAMVPSTPAPSQTGTTLLFSSRFHLKPSEVNLVCLVYFNSSKRRLVRAHFAVIVSLPANITEIDIDTITSAEMYPTFATRLRMTLRVLEVGELYHMGCGGTSTRKQLKEIMRDCLDEFLSHILRGLRLREDMKGGIAQPQ; encoded by the exons ATGGCTCTAGTTGGAGGCGACATGCTCCTGCTACTTTTGGCCATGGTCCCTTCTACACCCGCTCCTTCCCAAACGGGAACCACTCTACTCTT TTCATCACGTTTCCATCTCAAACCATCAGAGGTCAACCTAGTGTGTCTTGTCTATTTCAATTCGTCCAAGCGTCGTCTCGTGCGTGCTCACTTCGCCGTCATCGTTTCCTTACCCGCCAACATCACGGAAATTGACATCGACACCATTACCTCGGCGGAGATGTACCCGACGTTTGCAACTAGATTGCGAATGACTCTGCGCGTCCTGGAAGTTGGCGAGCTATACCACATGGGCTGTGGCGGAACATCAACTCGCAAACAGCTTAAGGAGATCATGCGTGATTGTCTTGACGAATTCCTGAGCCATATCCTACGCGGCTTGAGGCTCCGAGAGGATATGAAAGGAGGTATTGCTCAACCGCAGTGA